From a single Miscanthus floridulus cultivar M001 chromosome 8, ASM1932011v1, whole genome shotgun sequence genomic region:
- the LOC136475663 gene encoding auxin response factor 5-like isoform X1: MKQSLASSGVVAPAPVPAPAAAAAAASTGAAPCEGERKAPAINADLWYACAGPLVSLPPVGSLVVYFPQGHSEQVAASMQKDIDAHVPSYPNLPSKLTCLLHSITLHADPDTDEVYAQMTLQPVNTYGKEALQLSELALKHARPQMEFFCKTLTASDTSTHGGFSVPRRAAEKILPPLDFSMQPPAQELQARDIHDNVWTFRHIFRGQPKRHLLTTGWSLFVGGKRLFAGDSVIFVRDERQQLLLGIRRACRQPTNISSSVLSSDSMHIGVLAAAAHAAANNSPFTIFYNPRASPTEFVIPFAKYQKALYSNQISLGMRFRMMFETEELGMRRYMGTITGISDLDPVRWKNSQWRNLQVGWDESAAGERRNRVSMWEIEPIAAPFFICPQPFFGVKRPRQIDDESSEMENLFKRAMPWLGEEICIKDAQTQNTTMPGLSLVQWMNMNRQQSSTLANTGIQSEYLRSISNPAMQNLGAAELARQLYVQNHLLQQNSVQLNASKLPHQMQPINELAKGSLSCNQPDAITNHQELKQEVGNQQRQQQPVNQAIPLSQAQANLVQAQVIIQTQMQQQQQQQQQQQQQQPSPTRCQQGTSEQQLLLSQQHQDQNFQMQQQQQLLLQQLQRQQQLNKLPGQLVNLAGQHAQLSDQELQLQLLQKLQQQSLISQPAVTHSRLPLIQEQQKLLLDMQQLSSSHSLAQQWIVPQQDSKVSLQASQAPPPMKQEQQKLSQKQVALADVSDIAFPPISSTNVLSKAGSQLMIPGATQSVLTEEIPSCSTSPSTANNGNHLAHPTIGRNEHCKVNMEKVPQSSALMSIPTSGEAVTTPIMMKESSKLNHNQKENVFTSKSPAVGTGHDNLLNIVPSTDNLETASSATSLWPTQTDGLLHQGFPTSNFNQQQMFKDALPDVEIQEVDPTNNAFFGINNDGPLGFPMETEGLLVSALNPVKCQPNLSTDIENNYRIQKDAQQEISTSMVSQSFGQSDIAFNSIDSAINDGAMLNRNSWPPPPPPQRMRTFTKVYKRGAVGRSIDIGRFSGYEELKHALARMFGIEGQLEDRQRIGWKLVYKDHEDDILLLGDDPWEEFVNCVKCIRILSPQEVQQMSLDGDLGNNVLSNQACSSSDGGNAWKPRCDQNPGNPSIGFYDQFE, encoded by the exons ATGAAGCAGTCCCTGGCGAGCTCTGGTGTCGTAGCGCCCGCGCCCGTCCCTGcccccgcggccgcggccgcggccgcctccaCTGGCGCAGCGCCATGCGAAG GGGAGCGGAAGGCGCCGGCGATCAACGCCGACTTGTGGTACGCCTGCGCGGGCCCGCTCGTGTCGCTGCCGCCGGTGGGCAGCCTCGTCGTCTACTTCCCGCAGGGCCACAGCGAGCAG GTTGCAGCTTCTATGCAAAAGGACATTGATGCACATGTGCCAAGCTACCCAAATCTTCCCTCAAAGTTGACATGTCTTCTTCACAGTATTACTTTGCAT GCGGACCCAGACACTGATGAGGTGTATGCACAGATGACTCTTCAGCCAGTGAACACA TATGGAAAAGAGGCTTTACAGCTATCGGAGCTTGCATTAAAACATGCAAGGCCACAGATGGAGTTCTTCTGTAAGACACTTACTGCAAGTGATACAAGTACACATGGAGGCTTCTCTGTGCCTCGCCGTGCTGCAGAGAAGATATTACCTCCACTG GACTTCAGTATGCAGCCTCCAGCTCAAGAACTTCAAGCCAGAGACATACATGACAATGTGTGGACATTTCGCCATATATTTCGAG GTCAGCCAAAAAGACATTTACTAACCACTGGGTGGAGTCTTTTCGTGGGCGGCAAGAGACTATTTGCTGGTGATTCTGTCATTTTTGTTAG GGATGAAAGGCAGCAACTTCTACTGGGAATCAGGCGGGCTTGCCGGCAGCCAACTAATATATCCTCTTCAGTACTTTCAAGTGACAGTATGCACATAGGGGTGCTTGCTGCAGCGGCCCATGCTGCTGCCAACAATAGCCCATTTACCATATTTTACAACCCTAG GGCTAGCCCTACTGAGTTTGTTATCCCATTTGCCAAATACCAGAAGGCACTGTATAGTAACCAAATATCTTTAGGAATGCGATTCCGGATGATGTTCGAGACTGAGGAATTAGGGATGAGAAG GTACATGGGTACGATAACTGGGATAAGTGACCTAGATCCTGTAAGATGGAAAAACTCCCAGTGGCGCAACTTACAG GTTGGTTGGGATGAGTCTGCCGCAGGTGAAAGGCGAAACAGAGTTTCAATGTGGGAGATTGAACCAATTGCCGCTCCTTTCTTCATATGCCCCCAGCCTTTCTTTGGCGTAAAGCGCCCTAGGCAAATAG ATGACGAGTCATCAGAGATGGAAAACCTTTTCAAGAGGGCAATGCCTTGGCTTGGTGAGGAGATATGCATAAAGGATGCTCAGACCCAGAACACCACAATGCCTGGTCTGAGCTTGGTTCAATGGATGAACATGAACAGGCAGCAGAGCTCCACATTAGCTAATACAGGCATACAGTCAGAGTATCTGCGATCTATAAGTAACCCTGCCATGCAAAACCTTGGTGCCGCTGAGCTTGCAAGGCAGTTATATGTTCAGAACCATCTCCTGCAACAAAACAGTGTACAGCTTAATGCTTCCAAGCTCCCTCATCAAATGCAACCTATAAATGAGCTTGCCAAGGGATCGTTGTCTTGTAATCAACCTGATGCCATCACCAATCATCAAGAACTGAAGCAAGAAGTTGGCAACCAGCAGAGGCAACAACAGCCCGTTAACCAAGCAATTCCTTTAAGCCAGGCTCAAGCCAATCTTGTCCAGGCCCAGGTAATTATCCAGACTcagatgcagcagcagcagcagcagcagcaacaacaacaacaacaacagccgTCTCCAACTAGGTGCCAGCAGGGAACCAGTGAGCAACAGCTGCTTCTTTCACAGCAACACCAAGACCAGAATTTTCAAATGCAGCAACAACAGCAGCTTTTACTTCAGCAActgcagcggcagcagcagctaaaCAAGTTGCCAGGTCAACTTGTGAATCTGGCTGGTCAACATGCTCAATTGTCTGACCAGGAACTTCAGTTGCAGCTATTACAGAAACTACAGCAACAGTCACTTATATCACAGCCAGCAGTTACACACTCACGATTACCGCTAATACAGGAACAGCAGAAGTTACTTTTGGACATGCAGCAGCTATCGAGTTCTCATTCACTTGCCCAGCAGTGGATCGTGCCTCAGCAAGATAGCAAAGTTTCACTGCAAGCATCACAGGCGCCACCACCAATGAAGCAAGAACAGCAGAAACTTTCACAGAAACAAGTTGCACTTGCAGATGTGTCAGATATTGCCTTTCCACCGATTTCATCAACCAACGTTCTGTCCAAAGCTGGAAGCCAACTGATGATTCCAGGTGCTACACAATCTGTACTAACTGAGGAAATCCCTTCTTGCTCAACATCACCTTCTACAGCCAACAACGGAAATCATTTGGCACACCCAACCATTGGCAGGAATGAGCATTGCAAGGTCAACATGGAGAAGGTgcctcaatcgtctgctctgatgTCAATTCCAACATCTGGTGAAGCTGTAACAACTCCAATAATGATGAAGGAATCATCAAAGTTGAACCATAATCAGAAGGAGAATGTATTCACCTCAAAGTCACCCGCTGTTGGGACTGGACATGACAATCTTTTGAACATTGTACCATCAACAGACAACCTGGAAACAGCTTCATCAGCAACTTCATTATGGCCTACCCAAACAGATGGACTTTTGCATCAAGGATTCCCCACTTCTAACTTCAATCAGCAACAAATGTTCAAAGATGCACTTCCAGATGTTGAAATTCAAGAAGTGGATCCAACTAACAATGCCTTCTTTGGGATCAACAATGATGGTCCATTGGGCTTTCCTATGGAAACAGAAGGCTTGTTGGTAAGTGCACTTAATCCTGTGAAGTGTCAGCCTAATCTGTCAACTGATATTGAGAACAATTACCGAATACAAAAGGATGCCCAACAAGAGATCTCAACTTCCATGGTTTCACAGTCATTCGGTCAGTCTGATATAGCTTTTAACTCAATTGATTCTGCAATCAACGATGGTGCCATGTTGAACAGAAATTCTTGGCCCCCTCCACCTCCAccacagaggatgcggacattcACAAAG GTCTACAAGCGTGGAGCTGTAGGCCGGTCCATTGACATAGGTAGGTTCTCTGGATATGAAGAATTGAAGCATGCTTTGGCCCGCATGTTTGGTATAGAGGGCCAACTTGAGGACCGACAGAGAATAGGCTGGAAGTTAGTCTACAAGGACCATGAGGATGACATCCTACTTCTCGGTGATGACCCATGGGA GGAGTTTGTGAATTGTGTGAAGTGCATTAGGATCCTATCCCCCCAAGAAGTGCAACAGATGAGCTTAGATGGTGATTTGGGGAACAATGTCCTCTCCAACCAGGCTTGCAGCAGCTCAGATGGTGGGAATGCCTGGAAGCCTCGCTGTGACCAGAACCCTGGTAACCCTTCGATCGGCTTCTACGACCAATTTGAATGA
- the LOC136475663 gene encoding auxin response factor 5-like isoform X2 has product MQKDIDAHVPSYPNLPSKLTCLLHSITLHADPDTDEVYAQMTLQPVNTYGKEALQLSELALKHARPQMEFFCKTLTASDTSTHGGFSVPRRAAEKILPPLDFSMQPPAQELQARDIHDNVWTFRHIFRGQPKRHLLTTGWSLFVGGKRLFAGDSVIFVRDERQQLLLGIRRACRQPTNISSSVLSSDSMHIGVLAAAAHAAANNSPFTIFYNPRASPTEFVIPFAKYQKALYSNQISLGMRFRMMFETEELGMRRYMGTITGISDLDPVRWKNSQWRNLQVGWDESAAGERRNRVSMWEIEPIAAPFFICPQPFFGVKRPRQIDDESSEMENLFKRAMPWLGEEICIKDAQTQNTTMPGLSLVQWMNMNRQQSSTLANTGIQSEYLRSISNPAMQNLGAAELARQLYVQNHLLQQNSVQLNASKLPHQMQPINELAKGSLSCNQPDAITNHQELKQEVGNQQRQQQPVNQAIPLSQAQANLVQAQVIIQTQMQQQQQQQQQQQQQQPSPTRCQQGTSEQQLLLSQQHQDQNFQMQQQQQLLLQQLQRQQQLNKLPGQLVNLAGQHAQLSDQELQLQLLQKLQQQSLISQPAVTHSRLPLIQEQQKLLLDMQQLSSSHSLAQQWIVPQQDSKVSLQASQAPPPMKQEQQKLSQKQVALADVSDIAFPPISSTNVLSKAGSQLMIPGATQSVLTEEIPSCSTSPSTANNGNHLAHPTIGRNEHCKVNMEKVPQSSALMSIPTSGEAVTTPIMMKESSKLNHNQKENVFTSKSPAVGTGHDNLLNIVPSTDNLETASSATSLWPTQTDGLLHQGFPTSNFNQQQMFKDALPDVEIQEVDPTNNAFFGINNDGPLGFPMETEGLLVSALNPVKCQPNLSTDIENNYRIQKDAQQEISTSMVSQSFGQSDIAFNSIDSAINDGAMLNRNSWPPPPPPQRMRTFTKVYKRGAVGRSIDIGRFSGYEELKHALARMFGIEGQLEDRQRIGWKLVYKDHEDDILLLGDDPWEEFVNCVKCIRILSPQEVQQMSLDGDLGNNVLSNQACSSSDGGNAWKPRCDQNPGNPSIGFYDQFE; this is encoded by the exons ATGCAAAAGGACATTGATGCACATGTGCCAAGCTACCCAAATCTTCCCTCAAAGTTGACATGTCTTCTTCACAGTATTACTTTGCAT GCGGACCCAGACACTGATGAGGTGTATGCACAGATGACTCTTCAGCCAGTGAACACA TATGGAAAAGAGGCTTTACAGCTATCGGAGCTTGCATTAAAACATGCAAGGCCACAGATGGAGTTCTTCTGTAAGACACTTACTGCAAGTGATACAAGTACACATGGAGGCTTCTCTGTGCCTCGCCGTGCTGCAGAGAAGATATTACCTCCACTG GACTTCAGTATGCAGCCTCCAGCTCAAGAACTTCAAGCCAGAGACATACATGACAATGTGTGGACATTTCGCCATATATTTCGAG GTCAGCCAAAAAGACATTTACTAACCACTGGGTGGAGTCTTTTCGTGGGCGGCAAGAGACTATTTGCTGGTGATTCTGTCATTTTTGTTAG GGATGAAAGGCAGCAACTTCTACTGGGAATCAGGCGGGCTTGCCGGCAGCCAACTAATATATCCTCTTCAGTACTTTCAAGTGACAGTATGCACATAGGGGTGCTTGCTGCAGCGGCCCATGCTGCTGCCAACAATAGCCCATTTACCATATTTTACAACCCTAG GGCTAGCCCTACTGAGTTTGTTATCCCATTTGCCAAATACCAGAAGGCACTGTATAGTAACCAAATATCTTTAGGAATGCGATTCCGGATGATGTTCGAGACTGAGGAATTAGGGATGAGAAG GTACATGGGTACGATAACTGGGATAAGTGACCTAGATCCTGTAAGATGGAAAAACTCCCAGTGGCGCAACTTACAG GTTGGTTGGGATGAGTCTGCCGCAGGTGAAAGGCGAAACAGAGTTTCAATGTGGGAGATTGAACCAATTGCCGCTCCTTTCTTCATATGCCCCCAGCCTTTCTTTGGCGTAAAGCGCCCTAGGCAAATAG ATGACGAGTCATCAGAGATGGAAAACCTTTTCAAGAGGGCAATGCCTTGGCTTGGTGAGGAGATATGCATAAAGGATGCTCAGACCCAGAACACCACAATGCCTGGTCTGAGCTTGGTTCAATGGATGAACATGAACAGGCAGCAGAGCTCCACATTAGCTAATACAGGCATACAGTCAGAGTATCTGCGATCTATAAGTAACCCTGCCATGCAAAACCTTGGTGCCGCTGAGCTTGCAAGGCAGTTATATGTTCAGAACCATCTCCTGCAACAAAACAGTGTACAGCTTAATGCTTCCAAGCTCCCTCATCAAATGCAACCTATAAATGAGCTTGCCAAGGGATCGTTGTCTTGTAATCAACCTGATGCCATCACCAATCATCAAGAACTGAAGCAAGAAGTTGGCAACCAGCAGAGGCAACAACAGCCCGTTAACCAAGCAATTCCTTTAAGCCAGGCTCAAGCCAATCTTGTCCAGGCCCAGGTAATTATCCAGACTcagatgcagcagcagcagcagcagcagcaacaacaacaacaacaacagccgTCTCCAACTAGGTGCCAGCAGGGAACCAGTGAGCAACAGCTGCTTCTTTCACAGCAACACCAAGACCAGAATTTTCAAATGCAGCAACAACAGCAGCTTTTACTTCAGCAActgcagcggcagcagcagctaaaCAAGTTGCCAGGTCAACTTGTGAATCTGGCTGGTCAACATGCTCAATTGTCTGACCAGGAACTTCAGTTGCAGCTATTACAGAAACTACAGCAACAGTCACTTATATCACAGCCAGCAGTTACACACTCACGATTACCGCTAATACAGGAACAGCAGAAGTTACTTTTGGACATGCAGCAGCTATCGAGTTCTCATTCACTTGCCCAGCAGTGGATCGTGCCTCAGCAAGATAGCAAAGTTTCACTGCAAGCATCACAGGCGCCACCACCAATGAAGCAAGAACAGCAGAAACTTTCACAGAAACAAGTTGCACTTGCAGATGTGTCAGATATTGCCTTTCCACCGATTTCATCAACCAACGTTCTGTCCAAAGCTGGAAGCCAACTGATGATTCCAGGTGCTACACAATCTGTACTAACTGAGGAAATCCCTTCTTGCTCAACATCACCTTCTACAGCCAACAACGGAAATCATTTGGCACACCCAACCATTGGCAGGAATGAGCATTGCAAGGTCAACATGGAGAAGGTgcctcaatcgtctgctctgatgTCAATTCCAACATCTGGTGAAGCTGTAACAACTCCAATAATGATGAAGGAATCATCAAAGTTGAACCATAATCAGAAGGAGAATGTATTCACCTCAAAGTCACCCGCTGTTGGGACTGGACATGACAATCTTTTGAACATTGTACCATCAACAGACAACCTGGAAACAGCTTCATCAGCAACTTCATTATGGCCTACCCAAACAGATGGACTTTTGCATCAAGGATTCCCCACTTCTAACTTCAATCAGCAACAAATGTTCAAAGATGCACTTCCAGATGTTGAAATTCAAGAAGTGGATCCAACTAACAATGCCTTCTTTGGGATCAACAATGATGGTCCATTGGGCTTTCCTATGGAAACAGAAGGCTTGTTGGTAAGTGCACTTAATCCTGTGAAGTGTCAGCCTAATCTGTCAACTGATATTGAGAACAATTACCGAATACAAAAGGATGCCCAACAAGAGATCTCAACTTCCATGGTTTCACAGTCATTCGGTCAGTCTGATATAGCTTTTAACTCAATTGATTCTGCAATCAACGATGGTGCCATGTTGAACAGAAATTCTTGGCCCCCTCCACCTCCAccacagaggatgcggacattcACAAAG GTCTACAAGCGTGGAGCTGTAGGCCGGTCCATTGACATAGGTAGGTTCTCTGGATATGAAGAATTGAAGCATGCTTTGGCCCGCATGTTTGGTATAGAGGGCCAACTTGAGGACCGACAGAGAATAGGCTGGAAGTTAGTCTACAAGGACCATGAGGATGACATCCTACTTCTCGGTGATGACCCATGGGA GGAGTTTGTGAATTGTGTGAAGTGCATTAGGATCCTATCCCCCCAAGAAGTGCAACAGATGAGCTTAGATGGTGATTTGGGGAACAATGTCCTCTCCAACCAGGCTTGCAGCAGCTCAGATGGTGGGAATGCCTGGAAGCCTCGCTGTGACCAGAACCCTGGTAACCCTTCGATCGGCTTCTACGACCAATTTGAATGA
- the LOC136475663 gene encoding auxin response factor 5-like isoform X3 yields MQPPAQELQARDIHDNVWTFRHIFRGQPKRHLLTTGWSLFVGGKRLFAGDSVIFVRDERQQLLLGIRRACRQPTNISSSVLSSDSMHIGVLAAAAHAAANNSPFTIFYNPRASPTEFVIPFAKYQKALYSNQISLGMRFRMMFETEELGMRRYMGTITGISDLDPVRWKNSQWRNLQVGWDESAAGERRNRVSMWEIEPIAAPFFICPQPFFGVKRPRQIDDESSEMENLFKRAMPWLGEEICIKDAQTQNTTMPGLSLVQWMNMNRQQSSTLANTGIQSEYLRSISNPAMQNLGAAELARQLYVQNHLLQQNSVQLNASKLPHQMQPINELAKGSLSCNQPDAITNHQELKQEVGNQQRQQQPVNQAIPLSQAQANLVQAQVIIQTQMQQQQQQQQQQQQQQPSPTRCQQGTSEQQLLLSQQHQDQNFQMQQQQQLLLQQLQRQQQLNKLPGQLVNLAGQHAQLSDQELQLQLLQKLQQQSLISQPAVTHSRLPLIQEQQKLLLDMQQLSSSHSLAQQWIVPQQDSKVSLQASQAPPPMKQEQQKLSQKQVALADVSDIAFPPISSTNVLSKAGSQLMIPGATQSVLTEEIPSCSTSPSTANNGNHLAHPTIGRNEHCKVNMEKVPQSSALMSIPTSGEAVTTPIMMKESSKLNHNQKENVFTSKSPAVGTGHDNLLNIVPSTDNLETASSATSLWPTQTDGLLHQGFPTSNFNQQQMFKDALPDVEIQEVDPTNNAFFGINNDGPLGFPMETEGLLVSALNPVKCQPNLSTDIENNYRIQKDAQQEISTSMVSQSFGQSDIAFNSIDSAINDGAMLNRNSWPPPPPPQRMRTFTKVYKRGAVGRSIDIGRFSGYEELKHALARMFGIEGQLEDRQRIGWKLVYKDHEDDILLLGDDPWEEFVNCVKCIRILSPQEVQQMSLDGDLGNNVLSNQACSSSDGGNAWKPRCDQNPGNPSIGFYDQFE; encoded by the exons ATGCAGCCTCCAGCTCAAGAACTTCAAGCCAGAGACATACATGACAATGTGTGGACATTTCGCCATATATTTCGAG GTCAGCCAAAAAGACATTTACTAACCACTGGGTGGAGTCTTTTCGTGGGCGGCAAGAGACTATTTGCTGGTGATTCTGTCATTTTTGTTAG GGATGAAAGGCAGCAACTTCTACTGGGAATCAGGCGGGCTTGCCGGCAGCCAACTAATATATCCTCTTCAGTACTTTCAAGTGACAGTATGCACATAGGGGTGCTTGCTGCAGCGGCCCATGCTGCTGCCAACAATAGCCCATTTACCATATTTTACAACCCTAG GGCTAGCCCTACTGAGTTTGTTATCCCATTTGCCAAATACCAGAAGGCACTGTATAGTAACCAAATATCTTTAGGAATGCGATTCCGGATGATGTTCGAGACTGAGGAATTAGGGATGAGAAG GTACATGGGTACGATAACTGGGATAAGTGACCTAGATCCTGTAAGATGGAAAAACTCCCAGTGGCGCAACTTACAG GTTGGTTGGGATGAGTCTGCCGCAGGTGAAAGGCGAAACAGAGTTTCAATGTGGGAGATTGAACCAATTGCCGCTCCTTTCTTCATATGCCCCCAGCCTTTCTTTGGCGTAAAGCGCCCTAGGCAAATAG ATGACGAGTCATCAGAGATGGAAAACCTTTTCAAGAGGGCAATGCCTTGGCTTGGTGAGGAGATATGCATAAAGGATGCTCAGACCCAGAACACCACAATGCCTGGTCTGAGCTTGGTTCAATGGATGAACATGAACAGGCAGCAGAGCTCCACATTAGCTAATACAGGCATACAGTCAGAGTATCTGCGATCTATAAGTAACCCTGCCATGCAAAACCTTGGTGCCGCTGAGCTTGCAAGGCAGTTATATGTTCAGAACCATCTCCTGCAACAAAACAGTGTACAGCTTAATGCTTCCAAGCTCCCTCATCAAATGCAACCTATAAATGAGCTTGCCAAGGGATCGTTGTCTTGTAATCAACCTGATGCCATCACCAATCATCAAGAACTGAAGCAAGAAGTTGGCAACCAGCAGAGGCAACAACAGCCCGTTAACCAAGCAATTCCTTTAAGCCAGGCTCAAGCCAATCTTGTCCAGGCCCAGGTAATTATCCAGACTcagatgcagcagcagcagcagcagcagcaacaacaacaacaacaacagccgTCTCCAACTAGGTGCCAGCAGGGAACCAGTGAGCAACAGCTGCTTCTTTCACAGCAACACCAAGACCAGAATTTTCAAATGCAGCAACAACAGCAGCTTTTACTTCAGCAActgcagcggcagcagcagctaaaCAAGTTGCCAGGTCAACTTGTGAATCTGGCTGGTCAACATGCTCAATTGTCTGACCAGGAACTTCAGTTGCAGCTATTACAGAAACTACAGCAACAGTCACTTATATCACAGCCAGCAGTTACACACTCACGATTACCGCTAATACAGGAACAGCAGAAGTTACTTTTGGACATGCAGCAGCTATCGAGTTCTCATTCACTTGCCCAGCAGTGGATCGTGCCTCAGCAAGATAGCAAAGTTTCACTGCAAGCATCACAGGCGCCACCACCAATGAAGCAAGAACAGCAGAAACTTTCACAGAAACAAGTTGCACTTGCAGATGTGTCAGATATTGCCTTTCCACCGATTTCATCAACCAACGTTCTGTCCAAAGCTGGAAGCCAACTGATGATTCCAGGTGCTACACAATCTGTACTAACTGAGGAAATCCCTTCTTGCTCAACATCACCTTCTACAGCCAACAACGGAAATCATTTGGCACACCCAACCATTGGCAGGAATGAGCATTGCAAGGTCAACATGGAGAAGGTgcctcaatcgtctgctctgatgTCAATTCCAACATCTGGTGAAGCTGTAACAACTCCAATAATGATGAAGGAATCATCAAAGTTGAACCATAATCAGAAGGAGAATGTATTCACCTCAAAGTCACCCGCTGTTGGGACTGGACATGACAATCTTTTGAACATTGTACCATCAACAGACAACCTGGAAACAGCTTCATCAGCAACTTCATTATGGCCTACCCAAACAGATGGACTTTTGCATCAAGGATTCCCCACTTCTAACTTCAATCAGCAACAAATGTTCAAAGATGCACTTCCAGATGTTGAAATTCAAGAAGTGGATCCAACTAACAATGCCTTCTTTGGGATCAACAATGATGGTCCATTGGGCTTTCCTATGGAAACAGAAGGCTTGTTGGTAAGTGCACTTAATCCTGTGAAGTGTCAGCCTAATCTGTCAACTGATATTGAGAACAATTACCGAATACAAAAGGATGCCCAACAAGAGATCTCAACTTCCATGGTTTCACAGTCATTCGGTCAGTCTGATATAGCTTTTAACTCAATTGATTCTGCAATCAACGATGGTGCCATGTTGAACAGAAATTCTTGGCCCCCTCCACCTCCAccacagaggatgcggacattcACAAAG GTCTACAAGCGTGGAGCTGTAGGCCGGTCCATTGACATAGGTAGGTTCTCTGGATATGAAGAATTGAAGCATGCTTTGGCCCGCATGTTTGGTATAGAGGGCCAACTTGAGGACCGACAGAGAATAGGCTGGAAGTTAGTCTACAAGGACCATGAGGATGACATCCTACTTCTCGGTGATGACCCATGGGA GGAGTTTGTGAATTGTGTGAAGTGCATTAGGATCCTATCCCCCCAAGAAGTGCAACAGATGAGCTTAGATGGTGATTTGGGGAACAATGTCCTCTCCAACCAGGCTTGCAGCAGCTCAGATGGTGGGAATGCCTGGAAGCCTCGCTGTGACCAGAACCCTGGTAACCCTTCGATCGGCTTCTACGACCAATTTGAATGA